One Amorphoplanes digitatis genomic window carries:
- the deoC gene encoding deoxyribose-phosphate aldolase translates to MTATTTSRLPDVSGSAFNLRSFLHGLPGVDKVGIEARAAALGTRSVKTTAKAAAIDLAIRMVDLTTLEGADTPGKVRALSAKAIRPDPAEPSCPSVAAVCVYPSMVPIAAEVLAGSGVHLASVATAFPSGQSPLEIKLADTRDAVAGGADEIDMVISRGAFLSGRYDHVFEEIVAVKEACGSAHLKVILETGELGTYDNVRRASWLAMMAGADFIKTSTGKVPVAATPPVTLVMLEAVRDYRAQTGRQVGVKPAGGIRTTKDAIKYLVMINETVGSDWLDPDWFRFGASSLLNDLLMQRTKLATGHYAGPDYFTLD, encoded by the coding sequence ATGACTGCGACAACGACGTCGAGACTGCCCGACGTGTCCGGTTCCGCCTTTAACCTCCGTTCTTTCCTGCACGGATTGCCCGGGGTCGACAAGGTCGGCATCGAGGCGCGGGCGGCCGCCCTCGGCACCAGGTCGGTAAAGACGACCGCGAAGGCGGCGGCGATCGACCTCGCCATCCGGATGGTCGACCTGACCACGCTGGAGGGCGCGGACACCCCCGGCAAGGTCCGTGCGCTGTCGGCCAAGGCGATCCGCCCCGACCCCGCCGAGCCGTCCTGCCCGAGCGTCGCCGCGGTCTGCGTCTACCCGTCGATGGTCCCGATCGCGGCCGAGGTGCTGGCCGGCTCCGGCGTGCACCTGGCGAGCGTGGCGACGGCCTTCCCGTCCGGCCAGTCCCCGCTCGAGATCAAGCTCGCCGACACCCGGGACGCCGTCGCCGGCGGCGCCGACGAGATCGACATGGTGATCAGCCGGGGCGCGTTCCTCTCCGGCCGCTACGACCACGTGTTCGAGGAGATCGTCGCGGTCAAGGAGGCCTGTGGCTCCGCGCACCTCAAGGTGATCCTGGAGACCGGCGAGCTGGGCACGTACGACAACGTCCGCCGCGCGTCCTGGCTGGCCATGATGGCGGGCGCCGACTTCATCAAGACCTCGACCGGCAAGGTGCCCGTCGCCGCGACGCCGCCGGTGACGCTGGTGATGCTCGAGGCCGTGCGGGACTACCGGGCGCAGACCGGCCGCCAGGTCGGCGTGAAGCCCGCCGGCGGCATCCGCACGACCAAGGACGCCATCAAGTACCTCGTGATGATCAACGAGACGGTCGGCTCCGACTGGCTCGACCCGGACTGGTTCCGGTTCGGCGCCTCCTCGCTGCTCAACGACCTGCTGATGCAGCGCACCAAGCTCGCCACCGGCCACTACGCCGGCCCGGACTACTTCACGCTGGACTGA
- a CDS encoding NUDIX hydrolase, producing the protein MTSPDRRKVLMIRRDTRPDDLHFGYYNGLGGKLEPDEDVVAGMRRELREEAGLEALSVDLAGTISWPGFGRGGENWFGFLFRIPAWSGTPLSGNAEGSLHWVEVADVLAGRLPMWESDRHFLPLVFAAEPRPFHGVMPFADGKAQSWSYAA; encoded by the coding sequence GTGACGTCGCCGGACCGCCGGAAGGTGCTGATGATCCGCCGGGACACCCGGCCGGACGACCTCCACTTCGGCTACTACAACGGCCTGGGCGGCAAGCTCGAGCCCGACGAGGACGTGGTGGCGGGCATGCGCCGGGAGCTGCGCGAGGAGGCCGGCCTGGAGGCGCTCTCCGTCGACCTCGCCGGCACCATCTCCTGGCCGGGCTTCGGTCGCGGCGGGGAGAACTGGTTCGGCTTCCTCTTCCGCATCCCGGCCTGGAGCGGCACCCCGCTGTCCGGCAACGCCGAGGGCAGCCTGCACTGGGTGGAGGTCGCCGACGTGCTGGCCGGCCGGCTGCCGATGTGGGAGTCCGACCGGCACTTCCTGCCGCTGGTCTTCGCGGCCGAGCCCAGGCCGTTCCACGGCGTCATGCCGTTCGCCGACGGGAAGGCGCAGAGCTGGTCGTACGCCGCCTAG
- the upp gene encoding uracil phosphoribosyltransferase, with product MDVLVVDHPLAQSRLTVMRSAESDSGAFRAALHELTTMVVYEAARSFAIEKFPIATPVAPTQGTRLANPPLIVPVLRAGLGMADAALGLLPESSMGFVGLARDEDTYEPRAYMESLPGDLAGLPVLVLDPMLATGGSLVHCCQLLVDRGCTDVIVCCVLAAPEGIERLRDSGLPLRLITASIDEGLNEKMYIVPGLGDAGDRQFGGMPRF from the coding sequence GTGGACGTACTCGTCGTTGATCACCCGCTGGCCCAGTCCCGACTCACCGTCATGCGCAGCGCGGAGAGCGACTCGGGAGCCTTCCGTGCCGCACTGCACGAGCTGACCACGATGGTCGTGTACGAGGCCGCCCGCTCCTTCGCGATCGAGAAGTTCCCGATCGCCACGCCGGTCGCGCCGACGCAGGGCACCCGCCTGGCCAACCCGCCGCTGATCGTGCCGGTGCTCCGGGCCGGCCTGGGCATGGCCGACGCCGCGCTCGGCCTGCTGCCCGAGTCGTCGATGGGCTTCGTCGGCCTGGCCCGCGACGAGGACACCTACGAGCCGCGCGCGTACATGGAGTCGCTGCCCGGCGACCTGGCCGGCCTGCCGGTGCTGGTCCTCGACCCGATGCTGGCGACCGGCGGCTCGCTGGTGCACTGCTGCCAGCTGCTCGTCGACCGGGGCTGCACCGACGTCATCGTCTGCTGCGTCCTCGCCGCGCCCGAGGGCATCGAGCGGCTGCGCGACTCGGGGCTGCCGCTGCGCCTGATCACGGCGAGCATCGACGAGGGCCTCAACGAGAAGATGTACATCGTCCCGGGCCTCGGCGACGCCGGCGACCGCCAGTTCGGCGGCATGCCCCGGTTCTAG